From Mustela nigripes isolate SB6536 chromosome 13, MUSNIG.SB6536, whole genome shotgun sequence, one genomic window encodes:
- the JAG2 gene encoding protein jagged-2 isoform X3 — MGSCGEGVVRFVRPGQVVEAVWATVRTLAFPWTLEGSGCCTQDALEAWDGGWCGCGCESQELLIERVSHAGMINPEDRWKSLHLRGHVAHLELRIRVRCDENYYSATCNKFCRPRHDFFGHYTCDQYGNKACMDGWMGKECREAVCKQGCNLLHGGCAVPGECRCSYGWQGRFCDECVPYPGCVHGSCVDPWQCNCETNWGGLLCNKDLNYCGSHHPCVNGGTCINAEPDQYHCACPDGYSGKNCERAEHACVSNPCANGGSCHEAPSGFECRCPSGWSGPTCALDIDECASNPCAAGGTCVDQVDGFECVCPEQWVGATCQLDANECEGEPCLNAFSCKNLIGGYYCDCIPGWKGANCHIHINGNCRGQCQHGGTCKDLTTGYQCVCPRGFAGRHCEVRLNACASDPCHGGLCEDLVDGFRCHCPKGKSGPLCEVDTDLCEPSPCQNGARCYSLEGDYYCACPDDMGGKNCSVPREPCPGGACRVIDSCGLEAGPGAAGLAPGVCGPHGRCVSLPGGNFSCACDSGFTGAYCHENIDDCLGQPCRNGGTCIDEVDAFRCFCPSGWEGELCDTNPNDCLPDPCHSRGRCYDLVNDFYCACDDGWKGKTCHSREFQCDAYTCSNGGTCYDSGDTFRCACPPGWKGSTCNIAQNSSCLPNPCENGGTCVGSGDSFSCICRDGWEGRTCTHNTNDCNPLPCYNGGVCVDGINWFRCECAPGFAGPDCRINIDECQSSPCAYGATCVDEIDGYHCSCPPGRAGPRCQDVIGFGRPCWLQGVPFAHGSSWVEDCNGCRCVDGRQDCSKVWCGRRPCLLAGRPDTLSAQCPPGQRCQEKAPGQCLQPPCAAWGECGTEEPLLPGTLCLPHSSHLDNNCARLTLHFNRDQVPQGTTVGAICSGIRALPATRAVARDRLLVLLCDRPSSGASTVEVAVSFSPARDLPDSSLVQSAAHAIVAAITQRGNSSLFLAVTEVKVETVVVGSSSVGRTQRTGIPGLGVCRSPHPATLFVPPRPAGAGAVRRVQRAVSGVCGRLRVVDPQAQERAGEEPAAAGGQRQQPVGPPQPHPQPHRAAGRRRPVWGPQRRALPLQERHAPAA, encoded by the exons ATGGGCTCGTGTGGTGAGGGAGTGGTGAGGTTCGTGAGGCCAGGTCAGGTGGTGGAAGCTGTGTGGGCCACCGTGAGGACGCTGGCTTTTCCCTGGACGTTGGAGGGTTCGGGCTGCTGCACACAGGATGCACTGGAAGCCTGGGATGGAGGCTGGTGTGGATGCGGCTGTGAATCCC AGGAGCTGCTGATCGAGCGGGTGTCGCACGCGGGCATGATCAACCCCGAGGACCGCTGGAAGAGCCTGCACTTGCGCGGCCACGTGGCCCACCTGGAGCTGCGCATCCGTGTGCGCTGTGACGAGAACTACTACAGCGCCACGTGCAACAAGTTCTGCCGGCCGCGCCACGACTTCTTCGGCCACTACACCTGCGACCAGTACGGCAACAAGGCCTGCATGGACGGCTGGATGGGCAAGGAGTGCAGAGAGG CCGTGTGCAAGCAAGGGTGCAACCTGCTCCACGGGGGCTGTGCCGTGCCCGGCGAGTGCAG GTGCAGCTACGGCTGGCAGGGGCGGTTCTGTGACGAGTGTGTCCCGTACCCCGGCTGTGTGCACGGCAGCTGCGTGGACCCCTGGCAGTGCAACTGTGAGACCAACTGGGGCGGCCTGCTCTGTAACAAAG ACCTCAACTACTGTGGCAGCCACCACCCTTGTGTCAACGGGGGCACGTGCATCAACGCCGAGCCCGACCAGTACCACTGCGCCTGCCCCGACGGCTACTCGGGCAAGAACTGCGAGCGGG CTGAGCACGCCTGCGTCTCCAACCCATGTGCTAACGGGGGCTCCTGTCACGAGGCGCCCTCCGGGTTCGAGTGCCGCTGCCCGTCAGGCTGGAGCGGGCCCACCTGTGCGCTCG ACATCGACGAGTGCGCCTCCAACCCCTGTGCGGCGGGAGGCACCTGCGTGGACCAGGTGGACGGCTTCGAGTGCGTCTGCCCCGAGCAGTGGGTGGGGGCCACCTGCCAGCTGG ACGCCAATGAATGTGAAGGGGAGCCGTGCCTTAATGCTTTTTCTTGCAAAAACCTGATTGGTGGCTATTACTGTGACTGCATTCCGGGCTGGAAGGGCGCCAACTGCCACATCC ACATCAACGGTAACTGTCGTGGGCAGTGTCAGCATGGTGGCACCTGCAAG gACCTGACCACCGGCTACCAGTGTGTGTGCCCGCGGGGCTTCGCCGGCCGGCACTGCGAGGTGCGGCTCAACGCGTGTGCCAGCGACCCCTGCCACGGAGGCCTCTGCGAGGACCTGGTGGACGGCTTCCGCTGCCACTGCCCCAAGGGCAAGTCCGGGCCCCTGTGCGAG GTAGACACGGACTTGTGCGAGCCCAGCCCCTGCCAGAACGGGGCCCGCTGCTACAGCCTGGAGGGCGACTATTACTGCGCGTGCCCCGACGACATGGGCGGCAAGAACTGCTCGGTGCCCCGGGAGCCGTGCCCGGGCGGGGCCTGCAGAG TGATTGACAGCTGCGGGCTGGAGGCGGGGCCCGGGGCGGCCGGCCTGGCCCCCGGCGTGTGCGGCCCGCACGGGCGCTGCGTGAGCCTGCCCGGGGGCAATTTCTCCTGCGCCTGCGACAGCGGCTTCACGGGCGCCTACTGCCACGAGA aCATCGACGACTGCCTGGGGCAGCCCTGCCGCAACGGGGGCACGTGCATCGACGAGGTGGACGCCTTCCGCTGCTTCTGCCCCAGCGGCTGGGAGGGCGAGCTCTGCGACACCA ATCCCAACGACTGCCTTCCCGATCCCTGCCACAGCCGCGGCCGCTGCTACGACCTGGTCAACGACTTCTACTGCGCGTGCGACGACGGCTGGAAGGGCAAGACCTGCCACTCGC GCGAGTTCCAGTGCGACGCCTACACCTGCAGCAACGGCGGCACGTGCTACGACAGCGGGGACACCTTCCGCTGCGCCTGCCCCCCGGGCTGGAAGGGCAGCACTTGCAACATCG CCCAGAACAGCAGCTGCCTGCCCAACCCCTGTGAGAACGGGGGCACGTGCGTGGGCAGCGGGGACTCCTTCTCCTGCATCTGCCGGGACGGCTGGGAGGGCCGCACCTGCACGCACA ACACGAATGACTGCAACCCCCTGCCTTG CTACAACGGCGGCGTCTGCGTCGACGGCATCAACTGGTTTCGCTGCGAGTGTGCCCCCGGCTTCGCGGGTCCCGACTGCCGCATCA ACATCGACGAGTGCCAGTCCTCGCCTTGCGCCTACGGGGCCACGTGTGTGGACGAGATCGACGGCTATCACTGCAGCTGCCCGCCGGGCAGGGCTGGTCCACGGTGCCAGGATG TGATTGGATTTGGGAGGCCCTGCTGGTTGCAGGGGGTGCCCTTCGCGCACGGGAGCTCCTGGGTGGAGGACTGTAACGGCTGCCGCTGTGTGGACGGCCGCCAGGACTGCAGCAAG GTGTGGTGTGGGCGCAGGCCTTGCCTGCTGGCCGGCCGGCCTGACACCTTGAGTGCCCAGTGCCCGCCGGGGCAGCGGTGCCAAGAGAAGGCCCCAGGCCAGTGCCTGCAGCCGCCGTGTGCAGCCTGGGGGGAGTGTGGCACCGAGGAGCCGCTGCTGCCCGGCACCCTGTGCCTGCCGCACTCCAGCCACCTGGACAACAACTGTGCCCGCCTCACGCTGCACTTCAACCGCGACCAAGTGCCCCAG GGCACCACCGTGGGCGCCATCTGCTCTGGGATCCGTGCCCTGCCAGCCACAAGGGCAGTGGCCCGGGACCGCCTGCTCGTGCTGCTCTGTGACCGGCCGTCCTCGGGGGCCAGCACGGTGGAGGTGGCTGTG TCCTTCAGCCCTGCGAGGGACCTGCCGGACAGCAGCCTGGTCCAGAGCGCCGCGCACGCCATCGTGGCGGCAATCACCCAGCGGGGCAACAGCTCGTTGTTCTTGGCGGTCACCGAGGTCAAAGTGGAGACGGTCGTCGTGGGCAGCTCTTCTGTGG GCAGGACCCAAAGGACGGGCATCCCAGGCCTGGGCGTGTGCCGGTCCCCGCACCCGGCCACCCTGTTCGTGCCCCCCAGGCCTGCTGGTGCCGGTGCTGTGCGGCGTGTTCAGCGTGCTGTGTCTGGCGTGTGTGGCCGTCTGCGTGTGGTGGACCCGCAAGCGCAGGAAAGAGCGGGAGAGGAGCCGGCTGCCGCGGGAGGGCAGCGCCAACAACCAGTGGGCCCCCCTCAACCCCATCCGCAACCCCATCGagcggcggggcggcggcggcctgTGTGGGGGCCACAAAGACGTGCTTTACCCTTGCAAGAACGTCACGCCCCCGCCGCGTAG
- the JAG2 gene encoding protein jagged-2 isoform X4 — MGSCGEGVVRFVRPGQVVEAVWATVRTLAFPWTLEGSGCCTQDALEAWDGGWCGCGCESQELLIERVSHAGMINPEDRWKSLHLRGHVAHLELRIRVRCDENYYSATCNKFCRPRHDFFGHYTCDQYGNKACMDGWMGKECREAVCKQGCNLLHGGCAVPGECRCSYGWQGRFCDECVPYPGCVHGSCVDPWQCNCETNWGGLLCNKDLNYCGSHHPCVNGGTCINAEPDQYHCACPDGYSGKNCERAEHACVSNPCANGGSCHEAPSGFECRCPSGWSGPTCALDIDECASNPCAAGGTCVDQVDGFECVCPEQWVGATCQLDANECEGEPCLNAFSCKNLIGGYYCDCIPGWKGANCHIHINGNCRGQCQHGGTCKDLTTGYQCVCPRGFAGRHCEVRLNACASDPCHGGLCEDLVDGFRCHCPKGKSGPLCEVDTDLCEPSPCQNGARCYSLEGDYYCACPDDMGGKNCSVPREPCPGGACRVIDSCGLEAGPGAAGLAPGVCGPHGRCVSLPGGNFSCACDSGFTGAYCHENIDDCLGQPCRNGGTCIDEVDAFRCFCPSGWEGELCDTNPNDCLPDPCHSRGRCYDLVNDFYCACDDGWKGKTCHSREFQCDAYTCSNGGTCYDSGDTFRCACPPGWKGSTCNIAQNSSCLPNPCENGGTCVGSGDSFSCICRDGWEGRTCTHNTNDCNPLPCYNGGVCVDGINWFRCECAPGFAGPDCRINIDECQSSPCAYGATCVDEIDGYHCSCPPGRAGPRCQDVIGFGRPCWLQGVPFAHGSSWVEDCNGCRCVDGRQDCSKVWCGRRPCLLAGRPDTLSAQCPPGQRCQEKAPGQCLQPPCAAWGECGTEEPLLPGTLCLPHSSHLDNNCARLTLHFNRDQVPQGTTVGAICSGIRALPATRAVARDRLLVLLCDRPSSGASTVEVAVSFSPARDLPDSSLVQSAAHAIVAAITQRGNSSLFLAVTEVKVETVVVGSSSVGQPPPAPATSRRMARPRSWLQR, encoded by the exons ATGGGCTCGTGTGGTGAGGGAGTGGTGAGGTTCGTGAGGCCAGGTCAGGTGGTGGAAGCTGTGTGGGCCACCGTGAGGACGCTGGCTTTTCCCTGGACGTTGGAGGGTTCGGGCTGCTGCACACAGGATGCACTGGAAGCCTGGGATGGAGGCTGGTGTGGATGCGGCTGTGAATCCC AGGAGCTGCTGATCGAGCGGGTGTCGCACGCGGGCATGATCAACCCCGAGGACCGCTGGAAGAGCCTGCACTTGCGCGGCCACGTGGCCCACCTGGAGCTGCGCATCCGTGTGCGCTGTGACGAGAACTACTACAGCGCCACGTGCAACAAGTTCTGCCGGCCGCGCCACGACTTCTTCGGCCACTACACCTGCGACCAGTACGGCAACAAGGCCTGCATGGACGGCTGGATGGGCAAGGAGTGCAGAGAGG CCGTGTGCAAGCAAGGGTGCAACCTGCTCCACGGGGGCTGTGCCGTGCCCGGCGAGTGCAG GTGCAGCTACGGCTGGCAGGGGCGGTTCTGTGACGAGTGTGTCCCGTACCCCGGCTGTGTGCACGGCAGCTGCGTGGACCCCTGGCAGTGCAACTGTGAGACCAACTGGGGCGGCCTGCTCTGTAACAAAG ACCTCAACTACTGTGGCAGCCACCACCCTTGTGTCAACGGGGGCACGTGCATCAACGCCGAGCCCGACCAGTACCACTGCGCCTGCCCCGACGGCTACTCGGGCAAGAACTGCGAGCGGG CTGAGCACGCCTGCGTCTCCAACCCATGTGCTAACGGGGGCTCCTGTCACGAGGCGCCCTCCGGGTTCGAGTGCCGCTGCCCGTCAGGCTGGAGCGGGCCCACCTGTGCGCTCG ACATCGACGAGTGCGCCTCCAACCCCTGTGCGGCGGGAGGCACCTGCGTGGACCAGGTGGACGGCTTCGAGTGCGTCTGCCCCGAGCAGTGGGTGGGGGCCACCTGCCAGCTGG ACGCCAATGAATGTGAAGGGGAGCCGTGCCTTAATGCTTTTTCTTGCAAAAACCTGATTGGTGGCTATTACTGTGACTGCATTCCGGGCTGGAAGGGCGCCAACTGCCACATCC ACATCAACGGTAACTGTCGTGGGCAGTGTCAGCATGGTGGCACCTGCAAG gACCTGACCACCGGCTACCAGTGTGTGTGCCCGCGGGGCTTCGCCGGCCGGCACTGCGAGGTGCGGCTCAACGCGTGTGCCAGCGACCCCTGCCACGGAGGCCTCTGCGAGGACCTGGTGGACGGCTTCCGCTGCCACTGCCCCAAGGGCAAGTCCGGGCCCCTGTGCGAG GTAGACACGGACTTGTGCGAGCCCAGCCCCTGCCAGAACGGGGCCCGCTGCTACAGCCTGGAGGGCGACTATTACTGCGCGTGCCCCGACGACATGGGCGGCAAGAACTGCTCGGTGCCCCGGGAGCCGTGCCCGGGCGGGGCCTGCAGAG TGATTGACAGCTGCGGGCTGGAGGCGGGGCCCGGGGCGGCCGGCCTGGCCCCCGGCGTGTGCGGCCCGCACGGGCGCTGCGTGAGCCTGCCCGGGGGCAATTTCTCCTGCGCCTGCGACAGCGGCTTCACGGGCGCCTACTGCCACGAGA aCATCGACGACTGCCTGGGGCAGCCCTGCCGCAACGGGGGCACGTGCATCGACGAGGTGGACGCCTTCCGCTGCTTCTGCCCCAGCGGCTGGGAGGGCGAGCTCTGCGACACCA ATCCCAACGACTGCCTTCCCGATCCCTGCCACAGCCGCGGCCGCTGCTACGACCTGGTCAACGACTTCTACTGCGCGTGCGACGACGGCTGGAAGGGCAAGACCTGCCACTCGC GCGAGTTCCAGTGCGACGCCTACACCTGCAGCAACGGCGGCACGTGCTACGACAGCGGGGACACCTTCCGCTGCGCCTGCCCCCCGGGCTGGAAGGGCAGCACTTGCAACATCG CCCAGAACAGCAGCTGCCTGCCCAACCCCTGTGAGAACGGGGGCACGTGCGTGGGCAGCGGGGACTCCTTCTCCTGCATCTGCCGGGACGGCTGGGAGGGCCGCACCTGCACGCACA ACACGAATGACTGCAACCCCCTGCCTTG CTACAACGGCGGCGTCTGCGTCGACGGCATCAACTGGTTTCGCTGCGAGTGTGCCCCCGGCTTCGCGGGTCCCGACTGCCGCATCA ACATCGACGAGTGCCAGTCCTCGCCTTGCGCCTACGGGGCCACGTGTGTGGACGAGATCGACGGCTATCACTGCAGCTGCCCGCCGGGCAGGGCTGGTCCACGGTGCCAGGATG TGATTGGATTTGGGAGGCCCTGCTGGTTGCAGGGGGTGCCCTTCGCGCACGGGAGCTCCTGGGTGGAGGACTGTAACGGCTGCCGCTGTGTGGACGGCCGCCAGGACTGCAGCAAG GTGTGGTGTGGGCGCAGGCCTTGCCTGCTGGCCGGCCGGCCTGACACCTTGAGTGCCCAGTGCCCGCCGGGGCAGCGGTGCCAAGAGAAGGCCCCAGGCCAGTGCCTGCAGCCGCCGTGTGCAGCCTGGGGGGAGTGTGGCACCGAGGAGCCGCTGCTGCCCGGCACCCTGTGCCTGCCGCACTCCAGCCACCTGGACAACAACTGTGCCCGCCTCACGCTGCACTTCAACCGCGACCAAGTGCCCCAG GGCACCACCGTGGGCGCCATCTGCTCTGGGATCCGTGCCCTGCCAGCCACAAGGGCAGTGGCCCGGGACCGCCTGCTCGTGCTGCTCTGTGACCGGCCGTCCTCGGGGGCCAGCACGGTGGAGGTGGCTGTG TCCTTCAGCCCTGCGAGGGACCTGCCGGACAGCAGCCTGGTCCAGAGCGCCGCGCACGCCATCGTGGCGGCAATCACCCAGCGGGGCAACAGCTCGTTGTTCTTGGCGGTCACCGAGGTCAAAGTGGAGACGGTCGTCGTGGGCAGCTCTTCTGTGG